The Capsicum annuum cultivar UCD-10X-F1 chromosome 1, UCD10Xv1.1, whole genome shotgun sequence sequence GGGGGAGGGTGGGTCCAGAAACCATCAAAGAATTCTTTCATTAGAAATCTTGACATGACGTAACCTAGTTGAAGGTTAAGGCCAGAAAATGACTGAGATGAGGTAAGAGGATAAAAAGTAGGGTGAAAATTTCATATCACATCTCAAAGAAAGCCTCTCTCACCCTTACGCCCTtcataaaaggaaaggaaaacaagAATGAAAAGTTACAGCTACCTTTTTTCAACAAGATCAGTCTTGTTACCAACAAGAACAATAATAACGTCACTGCCCCTCTCAGTTCGAACCTCCTCAATCCACTTTGAAGTGTTTAAGAAGGACTGCCTGCCTGGAACCAACAAGAAAAGTACGGTGTGTCACTTCGGCGAGGGATAAGTCGTCAAAGTAATTCTTTTTGAAGCAAGGATAAATGGAAATCAAGTATGATCAGAAAAAACTGCAAAAAAACGAAACATACATACTTGCAACATCATACACAATGACAGCAACAGAGGAGTCCCTAATATAGCTTGGTATGAGACTCCTAAATCTCTCTTGACCTGCAGTATCCCTGAAAGTATATCATGAAAAAGGCAAATTTTAGAGCActtgaaaatgtaaaataaatgcTAAATTCAGTATCAAATGAACAAAACGAGAAGCCTGCAAACAGTGAAATGTTTTCCAATTAGTGAAAACAGGTCAGAGAAAATTTTGTTACCATGAACTGGTATGAGAAGAATTTTTTTGTCGGGCCAGGGAAATATGACTAGTATTTCCATAATTACTCATAATCCAATTGAACGGCACAGGACAAACAGAACCTAGCATTACAAGGAATTAACGATAGATGAGAATATTTTACTCTATCCCCTTATTTTTCCTACATAATACTGAAGCAAGAACAATTATATCTGAAGGCATCCACTAAAAAGTCTATTTTTGGCAAGAAACTTTAATTGACCAATTACCATCCTGATTTATGTCAACACTCATAATCAAGGATAGCTACATTACTTTTTCATGAAATAGGTTAACACAAGGCATCACATTGTACTGTTAGTTGTCATACCTCGAATAGATTTATGTTGTTACTCCTTAACAACATTGGCACAAATTCAGCGTATTAAGAATGTTAAAACAGTGTTTATGAATATGATCAGAGCTCAATGAGTGGACATTGTCTCATAAATAAGTATATCTTACCATAGCTGCAATCTTACTGTACGATCTTCCAGGTACATAGTCTTCGACAGGAAGTCAATTCCAATTGTGGCCTGaacaagaaattaaataaaatgagGATGCTTAATAACGTATCTTCtatttgaatataaattaaaaagtaGCTAAAATTTGAACAAGAAGAGGGAATTGTTCGTTGAAATGGAAAAACTTTACTTCAAGAGGGGAGGCAAGGACTAGAAAGTCTAGATTACAGGAGGTTTCACAATAAAAAAGACACATAAGAGCCCTATTCCATCAAAGCATGGGAACTGACGCTTGATGCAGTGGTTGTCTAATAGTCATTGAATCACGAAAAGATCAAGCAAGTCATTCGTTAACTTCCAAGGTTAAGATTGTGATATACTTGCACGAGATATTTGAAAGAAGAAGCACGTTACTGTCAGACCAAGCAAAACACTCTGTCACAGTAAAAGAAGGAAAGATCAAACACTTTATCcacaaaaaaaagaataatttttttattaagaatCTGTAACAAATTTTCTGGATCAACGCAGGCACCATTTTAAGTATTAAGTCCAGATATATAGTTTGTCGAGAGAACGgaactatggaagaaaaaataaGTTGGGAGGTTTAAGGATCCATAAGATAGAATATATTCTTATATTCTAACTCTATTTTCATGAGACTAATATTTTCGTGAGACTAATCTCTATGGAGAGCTAGCTTTTCAGGCATTGTTTGatataactctttttttttagcaattttctttttgataaccgtggtgtccgggccaaCTGGTGGGCACcttgactaattccacgggatatctgtcacctcccaccagcaacaagtaccaggtaactctgtccaccaaggctagaacagatggtaagaaatcacctagtgtttgtctctgttggAAATTGAACCTgggacctcatggtgctcaacccacttcattgaaccactaagTCACACCCTTGGGTCCTATGGATTATCTTGTCAATAATGTGCAAGGGAGAGTACAAACAGCTTTTCAGGTTATTCAATGATCAGGATGATAATTGATAAGCTACAATTTAGGTCCATTTTCTCTATCCCTCTGCTGAATGATCAATCGATTTTAAGATCCTACTTTAATTGGATTTTGAAATTagaattttgatgatatttttgccATGATGAATTGAGAGAGTAACACTTCTACCAGTTGTATAATACGAGTGCCATTACTTCACGTTAGATTCTTTACCACTTATCAGTTATTAACGCAGCCAACTTTCAGAGAGCAACAACCGCAATCAAAATTCCTCAAACAGAAAACTCACCTATGGTTTTCGGATGACTCGAAATCCGTACTATActctatgaaaataaataatatgaccaaaaatgCATTGTGAAACATCTAATAGCAAATGCATTATACATACAAGCGTCAATAAACGTGCTCTACAGATAAAGATCTCGAAAAACGAACACTAATTCCTTATGTAGCAAAACTAAATAACGCCTAAAGCAGATCCGCATAAACAAAAGGTTAACAAATCACGTGAATAACGAATTAAGAACAACGTTATACCTGATAGGTATTATCGAATTTATCATACATGAATCGAGTGATAATACTGGTCTTGCCGACGGACTGATCTCCTAAGAAGACGAGTTTGTATTTTGCAAGAGCTGAAACCGGAGCCATCTAATCGGATCTTTAGGTATGACAAAGTGAATCCAATAACAAAAAAGATATGGCGGATCCGATAAGTATTTTCCGACTGAGTATCGGAGATCTCGCCGGAAAACGATCACGGAGAAAGCAAAGGGGTGTTTGGATTCGAGGGCTTAGCGAGaaatagtgtgtgtgtgtgtgtgtgtgtgtgtgtgtgtgtgtgtgatgatTTGTATTGGGAGGGTGCGGTTCGGGTGTAAGGGTGTTTTTGAAGAGGCCTGTTGGAGGTGTTTCTCTATTCAGTAACATGGCTGCATTGTGGTGATTTGCTGGctctcaaatttttttaaaaaattctttttggtTTATTATCTCACggttttcctaaattttttattttatcttattttctgccacaataaaaattataaatactcttttattaaaaaaaatttcttccatGTTAAGTTTATTCCCATCTCTTTCATGTTTTTATTCTTGTCAGGAAAAGTTTGAacttttataatttgaaaatatttttttctaggaAAACACAATAACTTctataatatcatcaataaaagaattttgttttgggtgaaaatttttaatattatttatgttttttgatgTTTCATATAGGTTATTTGACCAAATCTATCaataatgtatttattttgatgTAGTTTTATGTGAAATTTAAATTCGCAATTATTAGCTTCACATGACTGACGCTCTATTAATTTTCGAACCCAACATATTCATGATCTTCTCTATTATAttgtctatatttttttcttttcctaaaatcacgaaatatgttaagaattattataattattttagttttttgaaaaaaaaaatataatatcttccgattatgaattttattttgacGAAAAAGTTTTgaacatttaaaaattaaagaattgttCTTTCCATGACAATAAAGTAACATCCCGATCTAGTTATGTTGGTTTAACCATACATTGTTCTATGCAAATGTTAAATAGTTTATACTTACAATGTAACAAATCATTtcactaatttttaaaattttaattttaattttacttacTTGCTAACTCAAATCTACAACCTCAGAGGTGTCTCTTGTCAATAGTTGCATTAATTCAAGTGcgttaattgaaaaaatatttatttaattaacttaCTTAAAAACTAATTATAGATAATAttgtttaataacaacaatattaattgataatttaaatgGAAGCAACATGTTAACACTAGTGGTATAAGAAATTCAAGGCGGAATACATTgagaattctttaaatttatCAGTACTTTCGAATTATTTTTCGCTTCAATCAACACGtgatagaatatttttattagataCTTCTAGCTCCAATTTTGGAAATATTCATGCGCTATTCTCAATTGTTTATTACGTataacaacataaaatatatcatattctTTAATTATACATATAGGCATCAATtgaaataatcatgaaattttAAGTCGTGTAATTACAGAAGCTAATaaatatactttaaaaataatatatttttaatgataAGTTTATCTATGTAATGAATCTTGATAGCATGCACAAAAACGTTTTTGTAATTAGAATCTAAAGTTTCTATTAGGTACACTTCCAAGAAGAGGAAGAGAAggataaaagaaaattcaatcacGGCTTAAATCTCTCTCGTATATACTTTCTATATTAGCTAattgaaaacaaaaagaaacttCAACCACGCCTTTTTGTTGTTCATGTTCCTCTTATTCATGCAGGTAAATACTCTTtactctctcttctttctctcttaGTACACATGCACACGCAAATCATGAATACTTTTGTGTAACAAATTTGgataaatgttattaattttcaTAGATATGCTTCAATGTCTCAtgaattttcttttgttaatttaGCACGTCGTTGATTGAATCATTTTTGTTTGTTTGGATCAACAATATGTCGTTCATATGATTGTGATGTTGTTGAATTACAACGTTTCTCTTACTAACATCCACTTGAACGATTAATGACTGACAATGTTAATTATAGTTCATCAAATGAACTATATTACATTTATGGTATTGTTTGCTAGAAATTAGTGACAATAGCATGATTGTTGAGCCTCTAACTTCtgttctcctctttttttttttcaactatattaggttttaatttcatGAACCATATAATTTCTTTGTTTGACATATTTATTGTCTATATAACATCCAATAGGAGTACTTGTTAGTCTGTATGAGTCCGTGTTCtatatgaagttttgatgatgagcaactaaactacaagggactaggtccaTGGACGTGCAAGGTACAGTACAGTTGGCACGCGTCTTCTGCATagttttgtcatcttgtgtaacaaacttgcaaaTGATATTTTATGCCATTTTGTACCGACTTGGACAGTTGGTCCAATGATATTCCATCCCTAACCATCACCAAggtataaaagaaaagagaagattcTTCAACCATTGATTTTTGCACAAATTACAAAGAGTagtgaagagaggcagcaaaatCCATTTTAATACCGCCCAAGTTCTTAACTTTATGTATGCTTAAATTGAATTAGATCTTGAGTGAGTAATGATTTGTAATCGAACTACTCATTTTATAAGAGTAGTGTTCTCTTTTTGAGAGAGTTGCTTAGGTAGAATTACCTAAGCTTGTagctggttagagttaatcagtattgAGGGCAACTTGGCAGAGGTGTCAAAGTATGCTTGCAATAGAGGTATTGCAAGAAGGAGAACCTAGAGTTACGTTCACAGTcgagtctataatcaagaggttggTTATAATAGACTGTTTTGGTGCATGTGAGGGCATGTCGTGTTTTTTTTCGTATTGAGTTTTTACgttaaaatcttgtgttcttaCTTTCTTGCATTTCCTTTACTTTTCTAGCACCTCCTAGTTGCTTTACCAAACTTTCGCTTGAAAATTGATTCTGAGAGATCTGGTTCCTCACTGTGTAGTGAAACCTTAAGGATTCAACATCGTACACTACCAAATACATTCTATATTGTTTTATTCATGTTTACTTCGTGTTTGAAAAGGCATCACTAAAGAGATGAGTATCGAAGCAACAATCTGTACAAatatgtatgatttttattttcagGTTATTTGGTAATTGAAATGTCAAATTCTCGTTAACAAAatgttttaatttgaagaaagtgATGTTAAGAATGAGTTCACTACGCTATTATATTCTCATAATTTAAATGTATATGAGCTTTTGTGGTCGAGAAATAATGCTTTTGGAATGATTTCTTTCATGTGATCAACTTATCACATATAATATTTTGATTCACATCAAGggtataaatttttatttgtatatatattaatttttttttatgattatctAGTTAATGTTTTATTggttattttcttctattatatgATCCTCTTAATGAAAAAGTTGGTTGATGAATTTACTTTCACTAATAATTGCACAAATTTGTCTCTATTTATAGTTTAGACGCGATGcagtttattttttgttttaaaagctTTGTGTCATCTGAAGCTCTTTCATATACATTAGTTATAAGCTAAGATTTATATAACTCTAGAAACACGTGATAAAATTAaacattacataaaaaaaaatttaatctagaCTTTCTTTTTCACCTCGTCGAATTTAATAGTCATTTAGAATGTAAATTTTTTGcaaacataaaataatgataCACCACTAAAAGAtcacaactaaaaaaaaatatcctctgcacatcaaatatatattcaaaaaataaaacgtCTCGAACCCACTtcaatcttgagaaaattgaaggaaaggtgtcttttaagtcttgaatgaaggattggtgacattgaccaacagatagggtcaaacatcattagaaaacttgattaagttaattgtggacttgattaatattttcaaaactttctaatcttttcaaaaatacaaatcactccaacccacacccctcttcagtccaaatcaaccactctctcctctctctctcgacagtttctctcaactctttcccaaccaacagttctgcaaaatttctcccttcaacccccgacaaCTTCTACCTCCggtgacaaatagttgggcttcgagtttccctcttttctcccttcaacccccgacgacttctacctccggtgaaaaatagttgggcttcgagttcccctcttcagttcaatcaacctgtctctcatccctctctcgacagcttctctcaactctctcacaaccaactgttctgcaaatttctcatttaaaTCCTTGGTGACTTCAACATcagactacaaatagttgggcttcgagttccttttcgacttcaacctttaatcaatgtgacagccttgctctccgaccacaacaacttcgaattcttcatcgttcctttcttctttcacaggtaaaaatttatggcctttttagttttgaagaaaacgaggaacttgagccaacttctcttatagtattggttaacaattttaatatttgttgcactaatttgaaatgcggtctgaaatggcctttttattgtttgtgtttataaaaataaaatgacaatttggtttgatttgttctgttcttgttcttggtaaaaatggtgaaattgctattttttgttgaacaaaatcgtgctactattttttgttttctctgacagattactcatctggtgcaacatattaatcatttgatgcaacagatttattatatgatgcaacagatcaaccatctgatgcactagaggaaccatcagatttcaattctgatgcaacagattaataatctaatgcaacagatcaactatttgatgcaacagctttaccatatgttgcaacagattaagcatcagataaaaatctgatgtaactaattaaccatctggtgcaatagaaGAACCAttagattaatgatatgatgcaacagatgaacctcctattggataaaatcccaTTAACTCTTCCTACATCAAATGTCCaggacttgatttttccaactgatcattcatctgccgcgatagaagACCCTatattagaagaaatctaaacaatattaaccgttgataactgttccaacagatcactcatgtgttgcaatagatgtataacctgttgcatagaccattcatctttctcaatagatgagtgatatattttgtattatcgcaatagattacttaacCGTCACTGCAGGTTAGTTAATtgctctgacagatcactcatatattgcaacagatgtgtgatctattgcctaaactatttatctttctcaacagatgagtgatatattttgcaTTATCACATCAGATTATTTacctgttccaacagatcactcatatattgcaacagatgatgtcacaacagttgtgtgatctgttgaacagaccattcatctgtcttaaaagatgagtgatatgttttgtattgtttcaacatattacttatctactacaacagtttggttatatgctgtaacagatatactacctggtgcaatagatcggtgatctattgcaactgttattttactgttttgcttgtttgatttactgttatccttttttaaggatgcattaatcaataataataaattatcttatgttcctgctaattttagataatatgattcccaaaagaatagaaaataaatcaagttcaagtaaaggaacaagtgaagcaactaggctacatccactactATATGAGCTTGCTTTAAAAGCGtcatctcaatcgggagcagaatatgatgaacacggggaggagagatatttcaaaagagatgatgcagatgctaatagcccttctaccGAAGAGCTAGTCAAAGCCTTCatcattgatcgttatcctatgagaatgcagtgcgatggtgccgcagatttaatgggtgatttcgtggttaagtcagtcatggaaaaatcttttgacaccttcaaaaaaatactttaagaataaaaattggatgtttatttcagggacagctactttgggaaatatcttgatttgccggaggacaacaatgctcgtttccaaatgaaaatggtatataaacttctcaagcataggtttatggattgagcaacaaccattacaagaaaaataattttgaagggtgggcttgttgttgttgatggtcttagtggtgatggagctgttggtggtggtagtggtgctgctgttggtgctaataatgctcctcttatagtatttaaatcaaaccattatgaatatgatcatactggttatacagattttgcctctcccagaaAATgctctgcatgcaaatgtcaagactgcagggcgaaacatgatgtagtgattaatgctattaatgcattaactgcttctgtaaaggaattgacatctaagaagggtctcatttcatcaaagaggattttatttccatctgctccattagagattagggctaagaggagaatgagagtgatttccaaggcattatcaagcatacaaaaaagcaaaattacaactcctctgtctgtgtattgcactgagcaacgtacaatgtccaaaggagagcagcacgagttgaagaaggtgaatatattatatgtcttccaactgacaaaacaaacagacacatatctgtttcaacagatgacacatatGCTGAagttatcaaacagatatatacatctgttgcaatagttgactaaccagttgcaccagataaacctatgtctcatctgttttagcaaatcaaacagctttttgtaccatttttatttgtaccagTAGACGACCTATCTACTGCAACaaatgattcatatattgcaacagatggttcatccgttggaaattatcacacggGATCTTTCTCATATAAAAATCTGTCCCAACAGTtaattcattgttgcaacagaaatataatctgtttgggataatttaaaatgggaggaagacccatttgatttgctaaaagagatgagttatcctttttcattttgttgtatctccgtgattagcattgaccaattctggctttccaggcggatgtagaagaagctactgctgaacaacattgataatatgctacttttttatgaaaatacggagaacagaaagtgAAGAAActgtacgtaagcgacaataaagattcACGACAAGCAAAGCCGAATTCTATAacatcggatgaagaacaacttgtccatactgagtagactttatagcttgagtctgtcaaagcaatccttggcagtatagttaaattgttgttgatgtatttgttgagatctgtacccataacaatttttttatattttatttattcattgacttatttcagctaatttatgaaggcttcgatttattttattttgtctacgaattttatttattccttagatttgaacttattaattgaaaagaaatactagattcaaatattgcaacagttaatgtatttgttgcaacagacgacacatctattggaaaaatcgaaCAAATTTTGACATATATTGCAACgggtaggtgatctgttggaatttatcaaacaggtcttcccactgttgcaacagatgaactttagataaaaacatcgagataatacaacagatgaccaacctattataatagataaactatatgtcagaataggcaggataactgttacaacggatggagaatctgttgcattataaaaattcaactttcgttggacataaaaaattgccactacacgtgtaaaaaggttaaagtgaattgaattgaaatacaaaaggcgcaacccatcgatgatgttcagttcaaacacctaaaataaaataagcatcaagtagatagtgttcattttaaacacgtaaaataaaataggcatcaaatgtgccAGTGTCAAGTCTGGCACATTTCACTGACTTGACGTCACTTAGCCCCCAACGGTTATTTTTTCCCTCCattatcttatatattcatcttcctcctaaaatttaaccctaaattctcaaatctcttcttcatcatcatcttcttttatctatccaaattcttcaaattatttctttcattttttccaactgagcttgacaatttCGAGCgcatctttcatttttttttgtgataaagatttttaatattgtaagttcggtcatgaagctctgttaaagacttcttggactcaacaaaatccgggtCGTAGGGTTTTTACttataagatttcaaaggtaatattttttttatttaattagttgattagttattgacttgtaattgtgttctctttttaaaagaaattgggtggatgcgattactttgattggtatgaagaacgacacccttcacaagcaaattatgtaatctggggtttgttgaaccaagtcaaggcttctgaagagaaacaaaatcgagcaaaaagatactacattattgtcgttattgctactggtttggtgttgttgggcacatggatattcaagcctaattgctgaaattttcatggtggtgtgtgtatttgctactggtttggtgttgtcgagcacatggatattcaagcgtaactgttggaaaatatcaaaaagatttaggcatatattgtaaatattaggttatctgttggaaattatcaaataggtcttcccactgttacaacagattagacttagattattcatagaaataacatcggcgtaatgcaacagatgaccaacctattacaacagataaactatttgTCAGAagggattaaatatattttacaacagattgacaatctaatctctTGCATtgtaaaaaactcaaatttcatcagaaaaaaattattgccactacatgtacatgtaataaagtgaagggtgacttgaaattaaaattttttatttcataggctcttctatatacataggcttcaagcgtccagttattaccctataagcccagacctcttgcaagTTTGCCACAGCATTGTCGCACAGAAAATTCATTGGCTCAGCCATTtttgtgtcggtcagcaaacattcgatgtgtgcaagagcgtgcgagccactcgctttagcggcattatcttttggaaggatcattccctatTTCGATcttcaaaattccatgatttcttcatcaacacttcctttgacaaatgattcatcagtttactctccctcaacaagatgggcaacaacaccattAGTGGCtctacgaggagaaaaagatcaaaatcatcgacGAGAGGTATGTTGGAGTCATAAaaattgatctttccctcctcgagtagtatctcaatagcccaaTAATGCATGCCGTTCACGTTAATGACTGGAAAAATCctttttgccttggtccagctcttgccgtgtggatttggcctatcccctctaacatattttatcatttcttcttcatccaagaccaatgtaggaactaggaaatcaagtcccacgctaagggctgacgcctctccattgagttgatcatacctattcttgagattcttgtagaagtcgaggtccattatcctatcggcagcgttATAAGCTTCCCgatacgttaattgcctttttctcatgaggcagagaattatgtcaacatactgtgagataagaagtcaatttttaaataggttattaattgtaaagatgcaacggatggtccatctgttgcatagggttctctgaatcaataaaccaatgcaacttatgcaacagatagataataagttataatagaaccactaccagttgcaccagtatacccagctattgtaatagatgtgaaatctgttgtgtGGCATCTTCTTCACGGGGTAGATTAGAAAGGCTAGGTTAGGATAAGTATGGCATACATATAtctgtcatagtctggaagtcttgggggggggggagagaggcctggggtaatctggtgctcCTGGCTTCGCATTCTTAGCctatcgcagatccctcttctcttcggcgcTAGGTTCTGTGTATATGTCTACCTTCTTGACTGGCctctgaacttcaacagcttttggagagggaggaattgcaatttcttttaatttctgagtggagagtacgtctctaattgctcttttctttctcctaaccaatactgtaggagtgtgtggctccctcaccttcttggatggtatcacacacctcttggatttgaattcctcgatagctttagataTAGCCTATACTTTTTaaaagagtttatcctatctgtccttACACTCATCGCATACGCAACGaaaacatgagggtgaagaggggtgagagggaccggtgtaagggcgaaaaaaggtgttttcaaacatatttattctttcttgagcatcaacttactcatcatcacgagtggtagcagcatcagctgCCTgccactaacaccaacaactccaccagaagaagcacccgaatctgcttgagtaaaaggttggtcatgaagagcctcaacattaggctgaccttgcctaactgctcttcttatagttgttgctccaaccaattccttctttattcaCTCTatcgttgggtctgctatagtatcaatatgacctagagtaatataagaagtcatcaccgactcctcctcagtaggcacgatccatggatgcacaaacctataaaaaaagaaaaaaagatagatgcatttaaatcatataattaataattttcatagttgggctatgttttagaaaaaagacccatctgttgcatagtttgcagtatatggttaaaatccatttgagtctggttcaaagaaatagagcaacacatggataatctgatacaaaatatcaatcatctattacaacagttgcacaagacgggtaatctgttatacaacagatgatctgtatgtcgcaatagatgaataatatatt is a genomic window containing:
- the LOC107844320 gene encoding ras-related protein RABH1b isoform X1; translation: MAPVSALAKYKLVFLGDQSVGKTSIITRFMYDKFDNTYQATIGIDFLSKTMYLEDRTVRLQLWDTAGQERFRSLIPSYIRDSSVAVIVYDVASRQSFLNTSKWIEEVRTERGSDVIIVLVGNKTDLVEKSCFWIYIKSLGTCVEYTLLFLPAKSSLWLRETQQRYMQVSIEEGEAKARELNVMFIETSAKAGFNIKPLFRKIAAALPGMETLSSAKQEDMVDVNLKSSNTGASQSQAQSGGCAC
- the LOC107844320 gene encoding ras-related protein RABH1b isoform X2 codes for the protein MAPVSALAKYKLVFLGDQSVGKTSIITRFMYDKFDNTYQATIGIDFLSKTMYLEDRTVRLQLWDTAGQERFRSLIPSYIRDSSVAVIVYDVASRQSFLNTSKWIEEVRTERGSDVIIVLVGNKTDLVEKRQVSIEEGEAKARELNVMFIETSAKAGFNIKPLFRKIAAALPGMETLSSAKQEDMVDVNLKSSNTGASQSQAQSGGCAC